Proteins encoded within one genomic window of Cucumis sativus cultivar 9930 chromosome 3, Cucumber_9930_V3, whole genome shotgun sequence:
- the LOC101214860 gene encoding uncharacterized protein LOC101214860, producing the protein MSSQDQKPLKKAKPELDDSDDGMSLGALLQEKRKKLLNVGSKLLSKPKKEELQGVDGLGKSPKIDSGSAPKGFKVKKEERFNTVDDGFDDKPAKKSSVAKRDTELKKKKKVKEEEKSKSSKELESLIKDRKQKKVYDLPGQKRDPPEERDPLRIFYESLHKQLPHSEMAQFWMMEYGLLSKEEAKKVFEKKQKKAPLQKLSSPMKPVSAVKSVTKTAIVKKTVQSSPLSSNRTTKVDSKVVTKLSKKRKSKDDSSEDESDDYFISQSIKKKQRAA; encoded by the exons ATGTCTTCTCAAGATCAAAAGCCGCTAAAGAAAGCCAAACCGGAGCTGGACGATTCCGATGACGGAATGAGCCTCGGTGCCCTTTTgcaagaaaagaggaagaaactCTTAAATGTGGGTTCTAAACTTCTCTCAAAGCCCAAGAAGGAAGAACTTCAGGGAGTTGATGGGTTGGGAAAATCTCCCAAAATAGATTCTGGGTCTGCTCCAAAGGGCTTCAAGGTTAAGAAAGAAGAGCGTTTCAACACTGTTGATGATGGTTTTGACGATAAGCCTGCTAAAAAGAGCTCTGTTGCCAAACGTGATACG gaattgaagaagaagaagaaagtgaaggaggaggagaagagCAAGAGCTCCAAGGAGTTGGAGAGCCTGATAAAagatagaaaacaaaagaaggtATATGATTTGCCTGGTCAGAAGCGAGATCCTCCAGAAGAG AGAGATCCGCTGAGAATTTTCTATGAATCGCTCCACAAGCAACTTCCCCACAGTGAAATGGCACAGTTTTG GATGATGGAGTATGGTTTGTTATCCAAAGAAGAAGCAAAgaaagtttttgaaaagaagCAGAAAAAGGCACCATTGCAAAAACTGAGCTCCCCAATGAAGCCTGTGAGTGCTGTAAAGAGCGTGACGAAGACCGCCATTGTCAAGAAAACTGTCCAATCTTCTCCACTCTCTTCAAATAGAACGACAAAAGTGGACTCCAAAGTCGTTACAAAACTGTCGAAGAAGCGCAAGTCCAAAGATGACAGT